ACCGCGAGAGCGACGACGGCGTGTTCGTGACCTTCGAGTTCCCCGGTAAGAACCACCCGAAGGCCAAGAAGGGCGGCACGGACGAGAGCGACATCGTGATCGTCACGTACTCGTCGTTCAACACGAACAGCTTCGAGGACTACGGCGAGTGCGTCATGGGCAGTCGCGGCACCATGATTATCTCGAAGGAAGCGGAAGTGTACCTGTACAAGGAACCGGAACCGGGCAAGGGCGCGAGCGGCGGGCGCGAGACGAAAGTGACCGTGACCGGCGCTGGTAGCGGCAAGCCCGCGATGGAAGCGACGAGCACGTGGGGCGGGGGCGGCGGGGCCGCGATCTCGAAGGGCGCGAGCGTGGGCTGGGACAGCGCCGTCCGTGGGTACCGCACCGAGATGGAGCACTTCGCCTACTGCGTGCGTATGTGGGAGAAGAAGGGCGGGAAGGTGGACTACGCGAAGAACGACAAGGGCGAGTTCGTCCACAAGGACATCATCCCGCGGTGCCACGGCGAGGTCGCGATGGCCGACGCCATCCTCGCGCTGACCGCGAACATGGCGATGGCGAAGAAGGAGCGGATCGTGTTCGAGGAGGCGTGGTTCGACGTGACGAAGGACGACGTGCCCGAAACGAAGCACGGCCCCTCGAAGAAGGCGTGAGACACGAGCGATTGGCGAACGGCCGGTGTGAGCCGGCCGGTGAGGATCGAGGTGCCTGATGCCCTCCGTTTCACCGGCCGGCTCACACCGGCCGTTCGCCTTACTTCGGTAGTTCAGCGATCCGGATGTTGCGGAACAGGATGTCCGTGGTCGGGTCGTGGCCCTGGATGGACAGCGGCCCCTTCGCGGCGCGGTAGCCCTGGCGCGGGTTGTCGCTCTCCTTGCGGTCGTCGGTCCAGTCAATGGTCTGGTAGCCGTTCACCCACGTCGCGATGTGCTTGCCGTTGGCCGCGACCGTCATCGTGAACCACTCGTTGTCGCTGGCCACCACCTTGCGCGCCGCGATCCGGCGGTAGACCGCGCCCGTGCCGAAGTCCGAGGGCTTGGTGCGGTCGTTGTCCTTGAAGCCGTTGTGAATCTGGGCCTCGTAGCCGTTCTGGTACTGGCCGGGGATGCAGCGGAAGAACACCCCGCTGTTGAGCGCCTTGCCGAGCGTTTTGCACTCCAGTTGCAGCACGAAGTTATCGAACTCCTTCTCCGTCACGAGATCGCCCGGGCCGTTCTTGAGCGACAACTCGCCGTCCTTCGTCACGTCCCACTTCGACGCCACCCGCTTCGGGTCGGCCGCGTTGACCTTCCAGCCGTCGAGGTTCTTCCCGGTGAAGAGGGCCTTCGGGCCCTCGGGCCTGAGTTTGAGCGACTTGATGGAGAGGGAGCCGCCGGCCGGAACTTCGAGCCGGAGTTCTGCGGGACCGTTCGTGGCGGCCGTGATGCTCGTTTTGGCGCCGTTCGGGTCAGCTGTTGTGCTGTTTTCAATGAACGAGCCGCCCGCGCCGCTCCCGACCACTGTCATTCGTACTACCGACGATTGATTGTTCAGCCCGGCACTGTGGGAGCCGCCTTTGATCGAATGCAGCGCAATTGCACCGGCGCCACTGGTTTGCATTTGCAATTCGTAAGAAGCGAACATGGTCGTACTCACGGCCGTCGTTGGCTTCGCGCCACCGAGCACGAGCGCTCCGTCCTTCACTTCGGCCGTACCGTCGATCTTCCACCCGAACGTGGTTTCGCCGTCGAACAGGAGGAGCCAGCCGTCCGCGATCTCTTTCGGCGTGAGGGTGTTGGGCTTCGGCTTGTCTTTGTCTTCGGCGAACGCGGGCGATGCTCCGACGAGAGCAACAACTACGGCGAGCGAGCGGAACATCATGGGGCACCTTTGTTGCGGGAGGTTACATGGTCGTTTCCGCGACCGCCGCGGTCAAGCCTTCGCGGTAACTCGTGAATACGGGCGCCCAGCCGAGCGCGCGGAACTTCGCGGCGTCGATGCGGCGGTTCGGGGCACCTTGTTCGGGCCTCGAGTCGAATTTCGCTTCTGGCGCGTGGAGCAGTTCCGCGAGTCGCGTGTAGAAGTCGCGGCGCGACACCGGGGTACCGTCGG
The Gemmata palustris DNA segment above includes these coding regions:
- a CDS encoding 3-keto-disaccharide hydrolase, translating into MMFRSLAVVVALVGASPAFAEDKDKPKPNTLTPKEIADGWLLLFDGETTFGWKIDGTAEVKDGALVLGGAKPTTAVSTTMFASYELQMQTSGAGAIALHSIKGGSHSAGLNNQSSVVRMTVVGSGAGGSFIENSTTADPNGAKTSITAATNGPAELRLEVPAGGSLSIKSLKLRPEGPKALFTGKNLDGWKVNAADPKRVASKWDVTKDGELSLKNGPGDLVTEKEFDNFVLQLECKTLGKALNSGVFFRCIPGQYQNGYEAQIHNGFKDNDRTKPSDFGTGAVYRRIAARKVVASDNEWFTMTVAANGKHIATWVNGYQTIDWTDDRKESDNPRQGYRAAKGPLSIQGHDPTTDILFRNIRIAELPK